One Festucalex cinctus isolate MCC-2025b chromosome 3, RoL_Fcin_1.0, whole genome shotgun sequence DNA window includes the following coding sequences:
- the LOC144016034 gene encoding uncharacterized protein LOC144016034, translated as MITITKVEYEEQFCGAQEENERRQLLDAVYKQPRVVLNRADVSEKYLCPERQEQEFPGVKEEEDLDHHQDKEEEHPQPPNIKKEEQLPPYIKEEENFTELPVTGVHLKTEDGCQYEENKGAESPSCSSKQQITEDDEDHRGGSHADSWLARMSDGEDTSHIDDDEQCDNDVTCHTDGKRGKCSPCGKTFGTKYHLRRHAMGHTGDKPFACSVCGRSFSVKGKLKMHIRIHTGEKPFACSVCGQNFAHKGNLNKHKRTHTGERPFACSVCGQNFAHKGNLNKHKRTHTGERPFACSVCGQNFAQNELLKIHTRIHTGEKPFACSVCGRSFSEKGSLKNHTRTHTREKPFSCSVCGQNFAQKGSLKRHTRTHTGEKPFACSVCGQNFAQKRSLKTHTRTHTGEKPFACSVCGRSFSDNGSLKTHTRTHTGEKPFACSVCGQNFAFKGSLKIHTRTHTGEKPFACSVCGQNFACKGNLKIHIRIHTGEKPFACSVCGRSFSEKGSLKNHTRTHTGEKPFACSVCGQNFSQKGNLKTHKRTHTGERPSACSV; from the exons ATGATCACAATAACGAAAGTCGAGTACGAAGAGCAGttttgtggagcacaggaggagAACGAGCgacgtcaactgctggacgctgtttacaagcagcctcgagttgttttgaacagagcag atgtcagtgaaaaatatctttgtcctgagcggcaggagcaagagttccctggcgtgaaagaggaggaggacttggacCATCATCAAGATAAAGAAGAAGAGCATCCACAGCCtcccaacataaaaaaagaggagcagctgccaccatacattaaagaggaggagaacttcacagagttgcctgtgactggtgtccatttgaagactgaagatggatgtcaatatgaagagaacaaaggggcAGAGTCTCCAAGCTGCAGCtcaaaacaacaaataacaGAAGATGATGAGGACCACCGTGGAGGATCACATGCAGACAGCTGGTTAGCTCGaatgtcagatggtgaagacaCTTCTCacattgatgatgatgaacagTGTGACaatgatgtgacatgtcacactgatggcAAACGGGGGAAATGTTCTCCGTGTGGAAAAACCTTCGGTACCAAGTATCATTTGAGAAGACATGCGATGGGCCACACTGGTGAtaaaccttttgcttgctcagtttgtggtcgaagtttctctGTGAAGGGAAAGTTAAAAATGCACATAagaatccacactggagagaagccttttgcttgctcagtttgtggtcaaaacttTGCTCACAAGGGAAacttaaacaaacacaaaagaacccacactggagagaggccttttgcctgctcagtttgtgggcaaAACTTTGCTCACAAGGGAAacttaaacaaacacaaaagaacccacactggagagaggccttttgcctgctcagtttgtgggcaaAACTTTGCTCAGAATGAactattaaaaatacacacaagaatccacactggagagaagccttttgcttgctcagtttgtggtcgaagtttctctgagaagggaagcttaaaaaatcacacaagaacccacactcgagagaagcctttttcctgctcagtttgtgggcaaaattttgctcaaaagggaagcttaaaaaggcacacaagaacccacaccggagagaagccttttgcctgctcagtttgtgggcaaAATTTTGCTCAAAAGCGaagcttaaaaacacacacaagaacccacactggagagaagccttttgcctgctcagtttgtggtcgaagtttctctGACAATGGaagcttaaaaacacacacaagaacccacaccggagagaagccttttgcctgctcagtttgtgggcaaaattttgctttcaagggaagcttaaaaatacacacaagaacccacactggagagaagccttttgcttgctcagtttgtgggcaaAATTTTGCTTGcaagggaaacttaaaaatacacataagaatccacactggagagaagccttttgcctgctcagtttgtggtcgaagtttctctgagaagggaagcttaaaaaatcacacaagaacccacactggagagaagccttttgcctgctcagtttgtgggcaaAATTTTTCTCAAAAGGgaaacttaaaaacacacaaaagaacccacactggagagaggccttctgcctgctcagtttga